AACAGCAGAAGCTAAATAGACGTCAAGGCAACCAGTTGCATCACAGACAAACGATGTGCATTTCAAAAAAATTCGTTGCCAGAACAACGTTAACCACAATATCAATATATTTGCAATTCTCTTTAAATAACCAGAAAAGGCTGAGGTTCATTCAGTGGTGCTGTAGATGTGTGCAACATTAAGATCAACATTAAGATCAAACAGTCGACCTTCAAAACCTCCAAAAGGGAAAGATGATACTGAAACATCTCTAATTTGCACAACTGATTGATTCAtcttttagttttgttgttttattatcattgttacttttttttttgtccaagtgTAACATGGTAACGAGTGATAGCCTGCACAATagttataaagtgtttattCTACATTTCTGATCGACACATTATATCAGAATCAAATAAATAACTGTTGGAAATAAAATTGATATAACCGTTGTATTATTGTAGCAGCAGTAGGGATCATTGTTGCGCCCCACAGGTGGAGAAAACAAAGCAATTCCATAATTTACTCAGATTTTTGCTTTAATACCAACAagcagtgaaagtttggtctcTTTACTGAAGGCTATCGTACAATAACAAAATCTTTCAAGCCCATGGCAACTAAAAAACATTATGTTACACATAATATAAACATAATGTTTAATAACGCTGAGATTAGCGTTACTGTATGTGGCATTGTGATTAATCAAGAAGCTCAGCAAAAACGTTACACAGGAGGTTCGATCAGTCGAAGCTTTCAGGTTTTCCCACGATGCAGTGCAGCAACCACGAACTCCGCTAGCTGCTTCTTCAGACGGGCCCGCGTCTCAGCAGTGACCGCCGGCATTATCAGCAGAAGACGACTCGAGGGAAACTTAAACATGAcacatagtttaaaaaaaaaaacacgtgtgCATGTAAATACCGTGCATGCACGATCAATTTAAACATCCGGGTTTCTGTTTGTTCGGCTGGATCTCGTGTCCTCCAGCGTTTAGCGACGTCAGACTGAGGAAAATGTCTAGAAACTACATGAGGCTGcgtctttatttttatcaaaacattgttgttaGAACTTCTAGCTTTCCAAATCAGGATAAAGAACTTTCACTCAAGAGGcgttttaaaacttttgcatTTTAAGGGACGCCAAAACTATTTTAGATCATATCCAGCACCCCGACGGGAATGAGACAAGCATTCCCATTGGAGTGTTACGCATCTTTTTGCGGACTTATTACTTTTAAAGAACTCGGGCACGTTTAACTTTACATTTAGAGTTCAaatttttcatacattttcacGCTCAGATGTCTTGATTGTCAGTTTTCTTAGGCTTCTGGTTCAGCGGCGCGCAATCACGGTAGGATCGGTCTGTCCGAAGGCTGCTTCAAACAAACTACGCCACGTCTGGGTCAGCAGTGACAGATGTCAAAAACCCACAGACTGACATTGTGAGTGCGCCATTTGTTCCTTGTGTGACACACCCACCATCATGCCAGTggcacaaaaacacagaacGGCATTGATTCAGATTAACCGTGGATACCCTAAAGTTTTATGAACATTAAATATGTATTCCTGACATTAAAGAGTCAATAAGTGGTTAACCAGCTGCTCTTCCAGCTGGTGAAACGCATCTTCTGGCAGAAGATACCTCTGAACTATACTTATGACCTCTCTCTCAGTTGTACACTCAaagtcctttttgtttttaaagggcAAATGCCCCGCTAACTCGCAGAGCGCCACGTTAAAGGCGGATTCCTCTTTGGAGCCGAAGCAAGCTTTCCTGGGCCAAACGGCTATACGGACACCTTTTCTCAAGCGGCGCTCCTTCGCGCTCGGCGTCTGGCCGCCCGGTGGGCAGCCTCTGGTCAGGAACACGTTGTGAGCAACGTTTTCGCCCACGAGAAAGTCCGTCACTTCGCAGACGGTTCTGGCCGTCGTGTCCACCTCGTCCGGTTCTGTAAAAATCAAGAATCCAACAGGGAAGCCTAGTGTGCGATAAAACCTCTTCTCGGCGATCAAAGGCTTCACGAGGTCGGTTTCGATCCTGAGCTCGTGGTCCAGGTAGTATCCGTGAAGGTGCAAGTGATTGACGGACGCAAACGCTCCGAGGCTGTTGAAGCCCACGCGGAAACCGGGGTCGGCGCTGAGGAGCACAGACTCGATGGCGGCCTGGACGGCGGTTCTTGTGAGGATCTGAGGTAAGCAGAGCGACGGGTCGGGAACAAGTAGGCAGTGTCCGAACTCCAGGGGGCTGACGTTGATCAACACAACAATCCTGCTGGGTCGAGGCAGCTGGCCCGCGGGTAGATCTACTCCACTGCCCGTGTCCTTCGTCATCTCACATATAATCTCATCCgcgtttattttgtttattttgttaaagttAAACTGGCTGGGATTAAACTCCTGCTGAATGCTCAGTATCTCCTGGGGCTTCCTCCGCTCGATTCCGCGTTGAATGTTGAGCTGAGCGACGTAGCCGCTGGGGCCCGGCAGGACACGCGTTTGCAGGTCCCCCAGACGGTACCGGAAGAGTCCCCTGTCCATCCGGTCCGTCCAGCCGGCTCTGATGAGCGTGTCAAACTTGGAAGGCGGCGGACGGACGTCTCCTCTCTGAAGCACGTCCGTGACAAAGTCCTGGGGGCTGTACACAAACTGGAGCAGCATGGTCGGATCTGTTGGTGAgcaggaaaacattttaaatacacgAGATCGCAAAGCATTGTTAACATagcaattgtttacttttaatcactgctgcactttatactgtaatttactagcaatgaaatttcgttctgtacgcactctgtgcatacaaaatgacaaatattcTGCTTTCTAAAGCAGAAGGTCTCTCAAGAGcagcatatttatttacatctaTAGAAATACCTAAAGTTCACTGTGCTAATCTAGACAAGCTATTATATAACTTTATATGGAGGAAGAAGCCccataaaatcagaaaaaacatcttgactaataaaattgaggAAGGGGGTTTATCGGTAATCAACTTCTCTCTTTTTAATGAGATATTAAAAATTAACTGGTTTAAAAGATTCCTGAAAATCCAAACAGTCTGTGGAACATTGTTCCAAACTTCATCTTTGAAAAACTTGGCAAAATCACATTCTTACTTCAGTGCCCGTACTCCATCAACAGACTGCCAATCAAACTGTCAAACTTCCATAAACAGGCTCTAACTTGCTGGTCGCTTTTATACAAACACAATTTCTCCCCtcataaatgttttatctggAACAATATGCACATCATACATAGAAACAAGACTCTCTTTATAGAAAACTGGTTTAAACATGATATTGTTCTGGTAGCCCAACtgttaaataactcaaaacaaattttaacataTGACGAATTCACTCATAAATTTCACTTCCATCCTCCAAGAAAAGAATTTGACGTTGTAACCAGAGCCATACCCCATGGGATCATCACCCTACTTAGAGACGAGAAAGATTTGGATCAAACGACTGTTTTTGTCTCCAGCAATATTTCGATAAATGGTTTATCTTTTCTAGACAGAAAAGTCAACAACAAAGTAATTAAAAACCTTATATGTGCAAACTCTATCCCTGCCTCCAGGTACAAATGGTCCCCCCTGTATGAATACATTAACTGGAATAGAGCGTGGAGTAACCCACATAAatttttaattacaaacaaagtaaaagaaataacatttaaaatccttcacCATTATTACCCCTGTAATGAGCTTATTTCAAAATTTATCCCCACTGTAGATGTAAAATGCTCCTTCTGCTCTTTGGACATAGAAACATTAGACCATTTATTCTATAGTTGTTCACATAGCTCTTCTCTGTGGAATGATATGCAATGCTTTATTAATGGTCACTTTGGCTCAAACATTCTTTTATCcagttttgacattttcttttatttctctgactCAAACCCCTCTATACAATATATAGTCaatctatttattttgcttGGTAAATTCTTCAtccataaatcaaaatttatgaAGAACAAAcctcttttcagtgtttttaaaattaacttaaaaaattatataatctgCATCTCTGGATTAAAGGGTAaatcagcatcaaaatgtttacaacatTTATCTACTTTAACTTTATAATTCATTTgactaatatttattttttgttactctGGCTATTTActttaattgttgttgttgaaatgtgtcttttatgtattttattttattttgactgtttttgttttcccttcaTGCAAACGTGAACTGTAAGTTTCTAATTTctgtaatggaaaaaaaaaaaaaaaaaaaaaaaaaaaaaaaaaaaaagcggtaAGATTGACCCAAACACGCACCCTGCTCCGTAGCTAAAAGAGTGGTAGGTACTTCCGGGCATCTTCCCATTGGTCTCCCTGCCCTGCTTATGGTTTAATACAAAACTCTGTACAAGTTTATTTAACTCAAactattaaacattaaaaacatctaCAAAAAATCCGCTTTCAATGTAttgatattaatattaaaaatatttcaaattttgcttatttcatctaaataaacagttttccaACGTTTAACTGAATTACACAGAGTgacgttttacattttttttgtcccctCACCTTCTTGTCTTGACTCCGTGGATCAGCTTCATAAAGCCAACAGCAGATTTGAAGCTATTAACTGTTCAAAACTATCTCCTCTTCAAATTAACTTTAGCACGTTCAAAGCCGCACGTCTAGCACCGGTTAGCTGATAGCTAACTGCTAGCCTTCACGATTTCCTCTTCCGGTGTACACTTCCGGTCTTCAATATAAAAGCTCACTTATTGGAAATGGGTTCCGACTCACTTGATAAACAATAATCTATATATGAagagttcatttgcaaaaacagataactccgtttttagccaaaaaaactaaaatgtaagtGGGGGGTCCTTTTAATAAAGGTGTATTTTTGAGATgccattattttgttatgtcaCTCTTACTTGATCAAATTCGCCCGGTAGGTTAGTTTGACTGGTATCAccttaactaaataataaaaagtatgttgttttggaaaatttataaaaacggagttatctgtttttgcaaattaaCTCTTCATGTGTATTTACAATTCCAGTGGgctttaaatttaacttttgGCCATACTGTCAGTAATAATAAGGCTTAAATaaatgacagttttaacaagTTAACCTCCCGGTgaactattttgttttatttcaggccCATTCATTCTTTGCAATCTTgcattaagatttttttttaatactcgTTTGAGACAACCAGTTCCTGATTTAAAGGCAAAACAAGTTTTCTACTAGAGTTGGTGTTGTTAAAGCTATCATTCCTTGAAGCATCTGAGATAGTTAATTAGAAATCCTTTTCTTTGTgtaaatttacaaaataatttttgacaGATTTATGCCTGTGTGAGTTGGCTGATATGAAACTAATAGCAGGTGTTCCTCGAAGATCTAAGTTGGGGCTAAAACCATTTAGGTTAATTTCAATCCTCATTTTGTCTATTCATTAATTCCTCTCTGATCACAAATCCTTACATAATTTATATACTTTCATCTTGCAGGGTTACAAAGGAGCTGGTCTTTATCTCCACTGTTCAATGACCCGAGTCCATTAATATGcatgactttttaaattttgtttactatacttatttcattttcaaactTTAGTTTTTAGGGTGGCTCTTTAAAATCTGTTTGGTGGCAACAGACCatagaataaaaatcaaactttaCAATTAATTTATGATGTACTACTCATACCAAATTAAACCAGTAAACAAACTACATGAATACTACCACTGAAGCTAAACTGCACATATAATTCATCCACTTAATGGTCACAATAAAAATGCAAGTATTTCTATATTTGGCTGCTGAGGTTGTGatactttttaaatcaaacaaaaggaTCACAATATTTAACGGCTGAGTAACGCCCTAGATCTTTCGAGCTGACCCATACACTGTTGGCTTAGCTAGGTTTGAAAGAATGAGCAGCTGCCCGGTCAGTctccatgtttattttagtcACTGCATGCTTCCAAAGATAAAATAGGCGTTGACTGGCAGAGCTGTGAGTGTCTGCTTAATAGACCTGGGGTTCACCAGACTTCATATCACTTGAGGAGGTTTCAGAACAACAGGATCTGAATTCACGTTCAGTTCTTCAAAATAACCCAAATTCAAGGAGGTGACAGGATGGAAAGAGGTACAAACAAGGTGAGTATGGCCATGACTTTTTCATATGTCTCAAAGTAATTTGTAATGCAGCATAGCATCGGTTTCAGTAACCAAAcagttactttgtttttttacttttgcatgTTGACAATCATGTGATATTTCAAGATGAAattaaagagttaaaaaaatgacataaacTATTATTCCTTAGAAGAAGCAGATAAGGCTTATTAGAGATTTAGAAAgagacatataaaaaaaacctcaatatTCAAATGACCAGTGttaagaatattaaaaaaaaaaaacagtaccaTATAAAAATGTTAGCTCATCTTTAAACACGACTTCTCTTacccattttttgttgttgcttattGTAGATAAAAAATGAATCTGAAGAGGTGGCTCAGCctctaaatataaatatgacGGAGGATCCTAATCCAGAGGCTTCCCTGTCCTCCCTGGTCACTGTCCAAGGTATGAAGCACTTTCATCCCGTTTATTTTCAGTCtaaaaagctttgttttaaattcccGAACAGAATTGCTATATactaaatattattaaaaaatgttccCATTTGCTAAATGTTATCCCTTCTTTTTGTTAAACTTCACATCTATTTCTTAGTATGAGCCAAACAATTCCAGCAAGAGTAGAGGCAGAGTATAAAGAGTACAGTGCATTGGATCAAAGCTTCAGTTTCATAAATATAGTATAATGAAAAGATGATTGGGAGCTCCTTTAAAAAGCTCTCCGAGTTTAAAACACAATTGATCTCAAaagtgcacgcacacacacacacacacacacacacacacacacaatatctctctctctctatctctctctctctctctctctctctctctctatatatatatatatatatatatatatatatatatatatatatatatatatatatatatatatatatatatatatatatatataaaatgctg
This genomic stretch from Fundulus heteroclitus isolate FHET01 chromosome 2, MU-UCD_Fhet_4.1, whole genome shotgun sequence harbors:
- the gdpgp1 gene encoding GDP-D-glucose phosphorylase 1, translating into MLLQFVYSPQDFVTDVLQRGDVRPPPSKFDTLIRAGWTDRMDRGLFRYRLGDLQTRVLPGPSGYVAQLNIQRGIERRKPQEILSIQQEFNPSQFNFNKINKINADEIICEMTKDTGSGVDLPAGQLPRPSRIVVLINVSPLEFGHCLLVPDPSLCLPQILTRTAVQAAIESVLLSADPGFRVGFNSLGAFASVNHLHLHGYYLDHELRIETDLVKPLIAEKRFYRTLGFPVGFLIFTEPDEVDTTARTVCEVTDFLVGENVAHNVFLTRGCPPGGQTPSAKERRLRKGVRIAVWPRKACFGSKEESAFNVALCELAGHLPFKNKKDFECTTEREVISIVQRYLLPEDAFHQLEEQLVNHLLTL